Proteins encoded by one window of Serratia nevei:
- a CDS encoding RnfH family protein, whose translation MSDIQVEVVYALPERQYLRKVKLAEGSSVEQAIQASGLLELRQDIDLKSNKIGIYSRPAKLGDTLNDGDRVEIYRPLIADPKELRRQRAEKAKK comes from the coding sequence GTGTCTGACATCCAGGTCGAGGTGGTGTACGCCTTGCCGGAGCGTCAGTACCTGCGCAAGGTGAAACTGGCCGAGGGCAGCAGCGTCGAGCAGGCGATCCAGGCTTCGGGCCTGCTGGAGCTGCGCCAGGATATCGATCTCAAGAGCAACAAAATCGGCATCTACAGCCGCCCGGCCAAGCTGGGCGATACGCTGAACGACGGCGACCGGGTGGAGATCTACCGGCCGCTGATAGCCGATCCGAAAGAGCTGCGCCGGCAACGGGCAGAAAAGGCAAAAAAATAA
- the smpB gene encoding SsrA-binding protein SmpB: MTKKKAHKPGSATIAQNKRARFEYFIEEEFEAGLSLQGWEVKSLRAGKANLSDSYVTFRDGEAYLFGATITPLNVASSHVVCDPTRTRKLLLKRRELDTLLGRVNREGYTVVALSLYWKNAWSKIKIGVAKGKKEHDKRDDIKDREWQTAKARIMKHANR; encoded by the coding sequence ATGACAAAGAAAAAAGCACACAAACCCGGTTCCGCCACCATTGCTCAAAACAAGCGCGCGCGTTTCGAATACTTCATTGAAGAAGAGTTCGAGGCGGGCCTGTCGCTGCAAGGGTGGGAAGTTAAATCGCTGCGTGCAGGCAAAGCCAACCTCAGCGACAGCTACGTGACGTTCCGTGACGGTGAAGCCTATCTGTTTGGCGCCACCATCACCCCGCTCAACGTGGCTTCGTCGCATGTGGTGTGTGATCCGACGCGTACCCGTAAACTGCTGCTGAAACGACGCGAGTTGGATACCCTGCTCGGCCGCGTCAACCGCGAAGGTTACACCGTGGTGGCCTTGTCCCTGTATTGGAAAAATGCCTGGAGCAAGATCAAGATCGGCGTAGCCAAAGGCAAGAAAGAGCACGACAAACGCGATGACATCAAAGATCGCGAATGGCAGACGGCGAAAGCCCGTATCATGAAGCACGCCAATCGTTAA
- the nadK gene encoding NAD(+) kinase, protein MNKKFACIGIVGHPRHPSALATHEMLFHWLVARGYSVMVERQIAHDLGLKDAVTGSLADIGQRADLAVVVGGDGNMLGAARVLARYDIKVIGVNRGNLGFLTDLDPDNALQQLADVLEGEYIDEQRFLLETIVHKEHQQCRISTAINEVVLHPGKVAHMIEFEVYIDDRFAFSQRSDGLIIATPTGSTAYSLSAGGPILTPSLEAIALVPMFPHTLSARPLVINGDSTIRLKFSQIGSDLEISCDSQIALPIQEGEEVLIRRSDFHLNLIHPKDYSYFNTLSTKLGWSKKLF, encoded by the coding sequence ATGAATAAAAAATTCGCCTGTATTGGCATTGTTGGCCACCCGCGTCACCCTTCAGCGCTGGCAACCCACGAGATGCTGTTCCACTGGCTGGTCGCCCGCGGCTATTCGGTGATGGTCGAACGCCAGATCGCCCATGATTTGGGGCTGAAAGACGCCGTGACCGGCAGCCTGGCGGATATCGGCCAGCGCGCCGATCTGGCGGTGGTGGTCGGCGGCGACGGCAACATGCTCGGCGCCGCGCGCGTGCTGGCGCGTTACGACATCAAGGTGATCGGGGTCAACCGCGGCAACCTCGGCTTCCTCACCGATCTCGATCCCGACAACGCCCTGCAGCAGCTGGCGGACGTGCTGGAAGGCGAATACATCGACGAACAGCGTTTCCTGCTGGAAACCATCGTGCATAAAGAGCACCAGCAGTGCCGCATCAGCACCGCCATCAACGAAGTGGTGCTGCACCCCGGCAAAGTGGCGCACATGATCGAATTCGAAGTGTACATCGACGATCGCTTCGCCTTCTCGCAGCGCTCCGACGGCCTGATCATCGCCACGCCGACCGGCTCCACCGCCTACTCGCTCTCCGCCGGCGGGCCGATCCTCACCCCGTCGCTGGAGGCGATCGCGCTGGTGCCGATGTTCCCGCACACTCTCTCCGCCCGGCCGCTGGTGATCAACGGCGACAGCACCATCCGCCTGAAGTTTTCGCAGATCGGCAGCGATCTGGAGATCAGCTGCGACAGCCAGATCGCGCTGCCTATCCAGGAAGGCGAAGAAGTGCTGATCCGCCGCAGCGATTTCCACCTGAATCTGATTCACCCGAAGGACTACAGCTATTTCAACACGTTAAGCACCAAGCTGGGCTGGTCGAAAAAATTGTTCTAA
- a CDS encoding type II toxin-antitoxin system RatA family toxin has translation MPQISRSALVPFSAEQMYQLVNDVHSYPDFLPGCTGSRVLNATSNEMTAAVDVAKAGISKTFTTRNTLLDNQSINMQLVDGPFRKLMGGWQFTPLSEEACKVELHLDFEFTNKLIELAFGKVFKELAGSMVQAFTQRAKEVYSV, from the coding sequence ATGCCCCAGATCAGTCGGTCTGCATTAGTGCCGTTCAGCGCCGAGCAGATGTATCAGTTGGTTAACGATGTTCATTCTTATCCCGATTTTCTGCCAGGCTGCACCGGCAGCCGGGTGCTTAACGCTACCTCCAACGAAATGACCGCCGCGGTGGACGTCGCCAAGGCCGGTATCAGCAAGACTTTTACCACGCGCAATACGCTGCTGGATAACCAGAGCATCAATATGCAGCTGGTCGATGGTCCGTTCCGCAAGCTGATGGGTGGCTGGCAGTTCACGCCGCTGAGCGAAGAGGCCTGCAAGGTGGAGCTGCACCTGGACTTCGAGTTCACCAACAAACTGATAGAGCTGGCGTTCGGCAAGGTGTTCAAAGAGCTGGCGGGCAGCATGGTGCAGGCATTTACCCAGCGGGCGAAAGAGGTCTACAGTGTCTGA
- the recN gene encoding DNA repair protein RecN, translated as MLAQLTISNFAIVRELEIDFQPGMTAITGETGAGKSIAIDALGLCLGNRADGNVVRLGAARADICARFSLADTPSAREWLEQNQLDDSNECLLRRVINADGRSRGFINGTAVPLSQLRELGQRLIQIHGQHAHQLLLKPEHQKALLDAYADEPALLAAMSQAYQRWHQSCRELAHHQQQSIEREARKQLLQYQLKELNEFSPQAGEFEQTDAEYKRLANSGQLLTLSQQTLQLLADSDENNMLSQLYSAKHLLLELAGLDDKLSGLLDMLEEASIQISEASDELRHYADRMDLDPNRLHELEQRLSRQISLARKHQVAPEELPQLHQQLLDEQQLLSQQESDHEHLNEAVTLHHQQALALAEQLHQKRLHYAAELTTLITDSMQALSMPHGKFNIDVRFEPQHLSAEGASRTEFCVSTNPGQPLQPLAKVASGGELSRIALAIQVITARKMETPALIFDEVDVGISGPTAAIVGRLLRQLGESTQVMCVTHLPQVAGCGHQHLFVSKQTDGTVTETQMAPLDKRARLQELARLLGGSEVTRNTLANAKELLAA; from the coding sequence ATGCTGGCGCAATTAACCATCAGCAACTTTGCTATCGTTCGTGAGTTGGAAATCGATTTTCAACCGGGTATGACGGCGATCACCGGTGAAACCGGCGCCGGCAAATCCATCGCCATCGATGCGCTGGGGCTGTGCCTCGGCAACCGCGCCGACGGCAACGTGGTGCGCCTGGGAGCCGCCCGCGCCGACATCTGCGCCCGCTTCTCGCTGGCGGACACCCCGTCCGCGCGCGAATGGCTGGAACAGAACCAGCTGGACGACAGCAACGAATGCCTGCTGCGCCGGGTGATCAACGCCGACGGCCGTTCGCGCGGCTTTATCAACGGCACCGCCGTGCCGCTGTCGCAGCTGCGCGAGCTGGGGCAACGCCTGATCCAAATCCACGGCCAACACGCCCATCAGCTGCTGCTCAAACCGGAGCACCAAAAAGCGCTGCTCGACGCCTACGCCGACGAACCCGCCCTGCTGGCGGCGATGAGCCAGGCCTACCAACGCTGGCACCAGAGCTGCCGCGAGCTGGCGCACCATCAGCAGCAGTCCATCGAGCGCGAAGCGCGCAAGCAGCTGCTGCAATACCAATTGAAAGAGCTGAACGAATTCTCGCCGCAGGCCGGCGAGTTCGAACAGACCGACGCCGAGTACAAGCGCCTGGCCAACAGCGGCCAGCTGCTGACCCTCAGCCAGCAGACGCTGCAGCTGCTCGCCGACAGCGACGAGAACAACATGCTCAGCCAGCTCTACAGCGCCAAGCACCTGCTGCTCGAGCTGGCCGGGCTGGACGACAAACTCAGCGGCCTGCTGGACATGCTGGAAGAGGCCTCTATCCAGATCAGCGAAGCCAGCGACGAGCTGCGCCACTACGCCGATCGCATGGATCTCGATCCCAATCGCCTGCACGAGCTGGAACAGCGCCTGTCGCGCCAAATCAGCCTGGCGCGCAAACACCAGGTTGCGCCGGAAGAGCTGCCGCAGCTGCATCAGCAGTTGCTGGATGAACAACAGCTGCTTTCACAGCAGGAAAGCGACCATGAGCACCTGAACGAGGCGGTCACCCTGCATCACCAGCAGGCGCTGGCGCTGGCGGAGCAGCTGCATCAGAAACGCCTGCATTACGCCGCCGAGCTGACCACGCTCATTACCGACAGCATGCAGGCGCTCTCCATGCCGCACGGCAAGTTCAACATCGATGTGCGTTTCGAGCCGCAGCATCTGAGCGCCGAAGGGGCCAGCCGCACCGAGTTCTGCGTCTCCACCAACCCGGGGCAGCCGCTGCAGCCGCTGGCGAAGGTCGCCTCCGGCGGTGAGCTGTCGCGCATCGCGCTGGCCATTCAGGTGATCACCGCCCGCAAGATGGAAACCCCGGCGCTGATATTCGATGAGGTGGACGTGGGCATCAGCGGCCCGACTGCCGCCATTGTCGGCCGCCTGCTGCGCCAGCTCGGCGAATCCACCCAGGTGATGTGCGTGACCCACCTGCCACAGGTGGCCGGGTGCGGGCATCAACACCTGTTCGTCAGCAAGCAGACCGACGGCACGGTCACCGAAACCCAGATGGCGCCGCTGGATAAGCGCGCCCGACTGCAGGAGCTGGCGCGCCTGCTCGGCGGCAGCGAAGTCACCCGCAATACGCTGGCGAACGCCAAAGAACTGCTGGCGGCATAA
- a CDS encoding AAA family ATPase: MKFKSIKIYSKGNNGLSSDEYILGKHVTLLYGPNGSGKTPVIKSITYCLGYPELFRNDIYERCSHAILKIELNNLEYQFKRYYDQSQFHLEITEPLGNTQTFYDERTHSEYIFELLGLPHLNLVTNGKELTQPYISTFLPLFYLGQDDGYNKIYSAKSNFIKDQYIEMVRYALGVPPKNSPYHQKTLKIEKQKLSSLDDLINNTTSIYKEIKSESTDITAKSRKELEHELKFFTTEFERIKTSKDNVSQADFVYRNVKRNLQNDIFDLDQQILDIIKRHSAFDKIISDINVEIETLSLNESAKRIFLSFDEICGSGNCRLFSSSSEHYAKNLLYLKDQIKDLERNKTLDESRLIQLNLNRDRLDHALQELIKVNTNNNESNDVNSLIESISIIKDKVFDIQSKIKDLDKLSQLENKIITLQSDRDLVIETIASLKSANNIPLEILRSRIELKNLFIEWLDCLNTLNISKDIKFSDDFIPELGNEKITQLSGSTRIRAVLAYHAALIELLLKRNSCRLKLLVLDTPKQHDIDNNDLNNFMLKLKSLCKKYELQIIFSTTGYHYVGDSLDKEWNPTHTGPEQLMYLF, encoded by the coding sequence GTGAAATTTAAAAGCATAAAGATTTATTCTAAAGGTAACAATGGTCTTTCTTCTGATGAGTATATCTTAGGGAAACATGTAACTTTATTATATGGACCTAATGGAAGCGGTAAAACACCAGTAATTAAATCTATAACCTATTGTCTTGGTTATCCTGAATTGTTCAGAAATGACATTTATGAAAGATGTAGTCACGCAATTCTTAAAATCGAGCTAAATAACCTTGAATATCAATTCAAACGTTACTACGATCAGAGTCAATTTCATTTAGAAATAACCGAACCATTAGGCAATACGCAAACGTTTTATGATGAACGTACTCACAGTGAATATATTTTTGAGCTATTAGGCCTCCCACATCTAAATTTAGTAACAAACGGTAAGGAATTAACACAACCATACATATCTACTTTCCTTCCATTATTTTATCTTGGGCAAGATGATGGATATAATAAGATATACAGTGCTAAAAGTAATTTTATTAAAGATCAATATATTGAAATGGTCAGGTATGCGCTGGGCGTACCACCAAAAAACTCACCCTACCATCAAAAAACATTAAAGATTGAGAAGCAAAAACTCTCTAGTTTAGATGATTTAATAAACAACACTACTAGTATTTACAAAGAAATAAAATCTGAATCTACTGATATAACAGCAAAATCTCGAAAAGAACTTGAGCATGAACTCAAATTTTTTACGACAGAATTTGAAAGAATTAAAACAAGCAAGGATAATGTTAGCCAAGCTGATTTTGTTTATAGAAACGTTAAAAGAAACTTACAAAATGATATATTTGATCTTGACCAACAAATATTAGATATAATAAAAAGGCATAGTGCTTTTGATAAAATAATTTCAGATATTAATGTCGAGATTGAGACATTATCATTAAATGAGAGTGCAAAGAGAATATTTTTATCATTTGACGAAATTTGTGGCTCAGGAAATTGCAGATTATTCTCATCGAGTTCTGAACATTATGCAAAGAATTTACTTTATCTTAAAGACCAAATAAAAGATTTAGAGAGGAATAAAACTCTTGATGAGTCACGCTTAATACAGTTGAATCTTAATAGAGATAGATTAGACCATGCTTTGCAGGAACTTATAAAGGTCAATACCAACAATAATGAAAGCAATGATGTGAACTCTCTTATAGAGTCTATATCCATAATAAAAGATAAAGTATTTGACATTCAATCTAAAATAAAAGATCTAGATAAACTATCACAACTGGAAAACAAAATAATAACATTGCAAAGTGATAGAGATTTAGTTATCGAAACAATAGCAAGCTTGAAAAGCGCTAATAATATTCCGTTAGAAATTCTCAGATCAAGAATTGAGTTAAAAAATTTGTTTATTGAATGGCTAGACTGCTTGAATACATTAAATATAAGCAAAGACATAAAATTTTCTGATGATTTTATTCCAGAACTAGGGAACGAAAAAATTACTCAATTAAGCGGAAGCACCCGCATTAGAGCTGTTTTAGCATATCATGCAGCACTTATCGAGCTTTTACTGAAAAGGAATAGTTGCCGATTAAAATTGTTGGTCTTAGATACTCCTAAGCAACACGATATAGATAACAATGACCTTAATAATTTCATGCTAAAATTAAAGTCTTTATGTAAAAAGTATGAGCTCCAGATTATCTTTTCTACTACGGGTTATCACTACGTAGGCGATAGTTTAGATAAAGAGTGGAATCCTACACATACAGGCCCAGAACAGCTCATGTATCTATTCTGA
- the bamE gene encoding outer membrane protein assembly factor BamE, with protein MRCKTLTAAAVVLVMLTAGCSTFEKVVYRPDINQGNYLTSTDVAKIQKGMTQQQVAYTLGTPMLQDPFGTQTWFYVFRQQPGHEDITQQTLTLTFDSAGVLTDIQNKPALTK; from the coding sequence ATGCGCTGTAAAACGCTGACTGCCGCCGCTGTAGTTCTTGTGATGCTGACTGCAGGCTGTTCTACTTTTGAAAAGGTGGTTTATCGTCCTGACATCAACCAGGGGAACTACCTGACGTCGACCGACGTGGCGAAAATTCAGAAAGGGATGACCCAGCAACAGGTCGCTTACACATTGGGCACCCCAATGCTGCAAGACCCGTTCGGGACTCAGACGTGGTTCTATGTGTTCCGCCAGCAACCTGGCCATGAAGACATCACCCAGCAGACGCTGACGCTGACCTTCGACAGCGCAGGCGTGTTGACCGATATTCAGAACAAACCGGCGCTGACCAAGTAA
- a CDS encoding dsDNA nuclease domain-containing protein — MQKDMVLHTVVPREQDGRDSFGRYRVQVRSAAVASLQILSGKAIDRVYCDLHDDIVVRKKNVNGNTYVFYQVKTRAKLNKNWSLLEVFGIYSTRKKPDDSLIRDSFIGKMLLHTINFDKNCELVVFQTNIHNDDNIDDVLADIESGNFSNKYTKILLEKFKIISDNCSSFKEEEIKSRLSKIRFENDVPFLKADTSLFLPIVREKLYEYSEIDLTHIELDDITIKLLDLISSKSEGVIKPFTQENIDKSASVSIDDLLPLLSISEEAYKEIVRGQDPKAVKSASIIQRTLINAGGNLDDVTYCSKCKTDWDLWYRTNRHSISELDLRAIVSKTRKVLISAKMNNPHGITLGSLHQPIKKLYSELVTEKIIYNLTHDILFGAIFSEIVKDGV; from the coding sequence TTGCAAAAAGACATGGTTTTACATACAGTAGTCCCTAGAGAACAAGACGGTCGAGACTCGTTTGGGCGTTATCGAGTTCAAGTCAGGTCTGCCGCAGTAGCCTCTCTCCAAATTCTCTCGGGCAAAGCTATAGATCGTGTTTATTGTGACTTGCACGATGATATCGTTGTAAGGAAAAAAAATGTAAATGGTAACACCTACGTTTTTTATCAAGTAAAAACACGAGCTAAGCTCAATAAAAACTGGAGCTTATTAGAGGTTTTTGGTATTTACTCTACCCGTAAAAAACCTGATGACTCTCTTATTCGGGATAGTTTTATTGGAAAAATGTTACTTCACACGATAAATTTCGACAAAAATTGTGAGTTAGTAGTATTTCAAACTAACATTCATAATGATGATAATATCGATGATGTTTTAGCCGATATTGAATCAGGGAATTTTAGCAATAAATACACAAAAATTCTTCTTGAAAAATTTAAGATCATTTCCGATAACTGTTCCTCTTTTAAAGAGGAAGAAATAAAATCAAGATTATCAAAGATAAGATTCGAAAATGACGTGCCTTTTTTAAAAGCAGATACTTCACTTTTTTTGCCTATAGTTCGTGAGAAACTATATGAATATAGTGAGATCGATTTAACTCACATTGAATTAGATGATATTACGATTAAATTACTAGATCTTATTTCATCAAAATCAGAAGGTGTAATTAAACCGTTTACACAAGAAAATATAGATAAATCTGCCAGCGTATCAATTGATGATCTGCTCCCACTACTAAGTATTTCTGAAGAGGCATATAAAGAAATAGTAAGAGGACAAGATCCTAAAGCAGTTAAATCCGCATCTATAATCCAAAGAACATTAATCAATGCAGGTGGGAATTTAGATGATGTAACTTACTGCTCGAAATGTAAAACTGATTGGGACCTTTGGTATAGGACTAATCGTCATTCTATATCCGAATTAGATTTAAGAGCTATTGTTTCTAAAACGAGGAAAGTTCTGATTTCTGCTAAAATGAATAATCCACATGGAATAACATTAGGTTCACTTCATCAGCCAATAAAAAAACTGTATAGTGAATTAGTTACAGAGAAAATAATTTACAACCTAACTCATGATATATTATTTGGAGCTATTTTCTCAGAAATAGTTAAGGATGGAGTATGA
- a CDS encoding integrase domain-containing protein: protein MARQTKPLSVKEIESAKPKEADYVLYDGDGLELLIKSSGSKIWQFRYIRPVTKKRAKKSIGPYPSVTLADARNYRAESRSLLAKQIDPQEHQQEQLRSSLEAKTNTFQLVAERWWNVKKASVTEDYAEDIWRSLERDVFPAIGDVSVTDIKAHTLVQAVQPVQARGALETVRRLCQRINEVMIYAQNTGLIDAVPSVNIGKAFEKPQKKNMPSIRPDQLPQLMQTMRTASISLSTRCLFMWQLLTITRPAEAAEARWEEVDIEAREWKIPAARMKMNRDHTVPLSDEAIAILEMMKPLSGNREFIFPSRIKPNQPMNSQTVNASLKRAGFGGILVSHGLRSIASTALNEQGFPPDVIEAALAHVDKNEVRRAYNRSDYLEQRRPMMQWWADFIRTADNGLMWKNETKRLQLVS from the coding sequence ATGGCAAGACAAACCAAACCTCTATCCGTTAAAGAAATCGAATCCGCCAAACCCAAAGAAGCAGACTACGTTCTCTATGATGGTGATGGCCTTGAGCTACTCATCAAATCCAGCGGGAGTAAAATCTGGCAGTTTCGCTACATTCGCCCTGTCACCAAGAAACGTGCGAAGAAGAGCATAGGCCCCTACCCGTCAGTTACGCTTGCCGATGCCAGAAACTATCGCGCAGAGTCTCGTTCTCTTCTGGCGAAACAAATCGACCCTCAGGAACATCAGCAAGAACAACTTCGCAGTTCGCTGGAAGCTAAAACCAATACTTTCCAGCTCGTGGCTGAACGTTGGTGGAATGTGAAGAAAGCCAGTGTGACCGAAGACTACGCAGAGGATATCTGGCGCTCTCTTGAGAGAGATGTTTTTCCTGCGATTGGCGACGTTAGCGTTACAGATATTAAAGCTCACACACTGGTTCAGGCCGTCCAACCGGTTCAGGCCAGAGGAGCACTGGAAACCGTTCGTCGCCTGTGCCAGCGCATTAATGAGGTCATGATCTATGCCCAAAACACAGGGCTGATTGATGCTGTTCCCAGCGTTAATATCGGTAAAGCCTTCGAGAAGCCTCAGAAAAAGAACATGCCCAGCATTCGACCGGATCAGCTACCACAACTGATGCAAACAATGCGAACAGCCAGCATTAGTCTTTCCACACGCTGCTTGTTCATGTGGCAACTTCTTACTATTACCCGCCCTGCCGAAGCGGCTGAAGCTCGCTGGGAAGAGGTAGACATAGAAGCGCGAGAGTGGAAGATTCCTGCAGCACGTATGAAAATGAACCGCGACCATACTGTTCCATTGTCAGATGAAGCAATTGCGATACTGGAGATGATGAAGCCGTTAAGTGGAAATCGAGAATTTATCTTTCCCAGCCGCATCAAGCCAAACCAGCCGATGAACAGTCAGACCGTAAATGCTTCGCTTAAACGTGCGGGCTTTGGCGGTATCCTCGTTTCGCATGGGTTGCGCTCTATTGCCAGTACAGCACTTAATGAACAGGGTTTTCCACCTGATGTTATTGAGGCAGCATTGGCTCATGTGGATAAGAATGAGGTTCGCCGTGCTTATAACCGCAGCGATTACCTTGAGCAACGACGTCCAATGATGCAATGGTGGGCTGATTTTATAAGGACAGCAGATAATGGTCTAATGTGGAAGAACGAAACGAAAAGGCTCCAGCTAGTCAGTTGA